A single genomic interval of Celeribacter indicus harbors:
- a CDS encoding ribonuclease J, with product MSDRLLYLPLGGAGEIGMNCYAYGYGPVGQERFVVVDLGVTFPSMDGTPGVDLIFADVQWLEERKDRIDAIFITHAHEDHVGAVGHLWPRLDAPIYARAFTAHIARLKFEEHGHDELQIRTVAAWPETVAAGPFTVGFLPVSHSIPESSALVIDSPAGRVIHTGDFKLDENPVVGEPFDRELWESVSAQGVKALVCDSTNVFSPHPGRSESEVVGPITELVASLDGLVAATTFASNIARVRTLAEAGTKAGRSVVLLGRAMRRMITAAIETGIINDFPKTVAPENAADIPHENLMLLTTGSQGEHRAATAQLSRGKYLGLKLAEGDTVIFSSKTIPGNEISVARILNNFSEMGVDTITGRDEYHVSGHANRPDLALLHEIVRPDVVVPMHGEHRHLREHAKLAAEGGFRAIVAPNGVGVDLAGEAPRVSEYVETGRTYLDGSVQIGALDGIVRDRVRMSMNGLVVATVIIEDDEPLGDCWCELRGLPEAGLSRAPLVDVLEEDVNQFLMRAGKKTLSDEDRLEEEMRRIIRKTVQDEVGKKPEVQIVISRLSS from the coding sequence ATGAGCGATCGTCTTCTCTACCTGCCTCTCGGGGGCGCCGGCGAGATCGGCATGAACTGCTACGCCTACGGCTACGGCCCGGTTGGCCAGGAGCGGTTCGTCGTCGTCGATCTCGGCGTGACCTTCCCCTCCATGGACGGCACGCCGGGGGTCGACCTGATCTTCGCCGACGTCCAGTGGCTCGAGGAGCGGAAGGACCGGATCGACGCGATCTTCATCACCCATGCCCACGAGGACCATGTGGGGGCCGTCGGCCATCTCTGGCCCCGGCTCGACGCGCCGATCTATGCGCGCGCCTTCACCGCCCATATCGCGCGGCTGAAGTTCGAGGAGCACGGCCATGACGAGTTGCAGATCAGGACCGTCGCCGCCTGGCCGGAGACGGTCGCGGCGGGGCCCTTCACCGTCGGGTTCCTGCCGGTGTCGCATTCGATCCCCGAAAGCTCCGCGCTGGTGATCGACAGCCCGGCGGGGCGGGTGATCCACACCGGCGACTTCAAGCTCGACGAAAACCCCGTGGTGGGCGAGCCGTTCGACCGCGAGCTGTGGGAAAGCGTCTCCGCGCAGGGCGTGAAGGCCCTGGTCTGCGACTCCACCAATGTCTTCTCGCCCCATCCCGGCCGCTCGGAATCCGAGGTGGTCGGCCCGATCACCGAACTCGTCGCCTCGCTCGACGGGCTGGTGGCGGCCACGACCTTCGCCTCCAATATCGCGCGGGTGCGCACGCTCGCGGAAGCGGGGACGAAGGCCGGGCGCTCCGTCGTCCTGCTCGGCCGGGCGATGCGGCGCATGATCACGGCGGCGATCGAGACGGGCATCATCAACGATTTCCCGAAGACGGTGGCGCCCGAGAACGCCGCGGACATCCCGCATGAGAACCTCATGCTGCTCACCACCGGATCGCAGGGCGAACACCGCGCCGCCACGGCGCAGCTCTCGCGCGGCAAGTATCTCGGGCTGAAGCTCGCGGAGGGAGACACGGTGATCTTCTCCTCGAAGACGATCCCCGGCAACGAGATCTCCGTCGCCCGCATCCTCAACAATTTCTCGGAGATGGGCGTCGACACGATCACCGGCCGCGACGAATACCATGTCTCCGGCCATGCGAACCGGCCCGACCTCGCGCTGCTGCACGAGATCGTCAGGCCGGATGTCGTGGTGCCGATGCACGGCGAGCACCGCCACCTGCGCGAACATGCCAAGCTCGCCGCGGAGGGCGGGTTCCGCGCCATCGTGGCGCCCAACGGCGTGGGCGTCGACCTGGCGGGAGAGGCGCCGCGCGTCAGCGAATATGTCGAGACCGGACGCACCTATCTCGACGGTTCGGTGCAGATCGGCGCGCTCGACGGGATCGTGCGCGACCGGGTGCGGATGTCGATGAACGGGCTCGTGGTCGCGACCGTGATCATCGAGGACGACGAGCCGCTGGGCGATTGCTGGTGCGAGCTGCGCGGGCTTCCCGAGGCGGGCCTGTCGCGCGCGCCGCTGGTCGATGTGCTCGAGGAGGATGTGAACCAGTTCCTGATGCGGGCGGGGAAAAAGACGCTCTCCGACGAGGACAGGCTCGAGGAGGAGATGCGCCGCATCATCCGCAAGACGGTGCAGGACGAGGTGGGCAAGAAGCCCGAGGTGCAGATCGTGATCTCGCGCCTGTCGAGCTGA
- the nuoN gene encoding NADH-quinone oxidoreductase subunit NuoN, with protein sequence MTSSDFSIVLPEFLLVTYGMVALLVAVYTGKDKVAGAVTWLTAAVFVLIALIIGLGAGGTHRAFDGMFIDDAFSRFAKVGVLLAGAAVLVMSFDFMVKRGIAKFEYPILVLFSTVGMMVMVSAGDLMALYLGLELMSLSLYVIASFRRDSVKSTESGLKYFVLGSLSSGLLLYGASLTYGFAGTTSFEGILTVVRDDVPLGVLFGLVFIMTGLAFKVSAVPFHMWTPDVYEGAPTPTTAFFATAPKLAAMGLFARVLHDAFGGIPGDWQQVLTVIAVATMFWGAFAGIGQTNIKRLMAYSSITHMGFALMGLAAANAAGVQSALIYMAIYIAMNIGTFAFILTMERDGQPVTDLSALNLYWRSSPVKALALLILMFSLAGVPPMLGFFGKLAVLQAAWGAGLGWLAVLGVIASVIGAFYYLRIVYYMYFGAETEPLDTGSNPVAFAMLTVSALIMLVGIVNMFGVETMAAIAADALVN encoded by the coding sequence ATGACCTCTTCCGATTTCTCCATCGTCCTGCCGGAGTTCCTTCTGGTCACCTATGGCATGGTGGCGCTGCTCGTCGCCGTCTACACCGGCAAGGACAAGGTCGCGGGCGCCGTCACCTGGCTCACCGCGGCCGTCTTCGTCCTCATCGCGCTGATCATCGGGCTCGGCGCGGGCGGCACCCATCGCGCCTTCGACGGCATGTTCATCGACGACGCCTTCTCGCGCTTCGCCAAGGTCGGCGTGCTGCTCGCGGGGGCGGCGGTGCTGGTGATGTCCTTCGACTTCATGGTGAAGCGCGGCATCGCGAAATTCGAATACCCGATCCTCGTGCTGTTCTCGACGGTCGGGATGATGGTCATGGTCTCCGCCGGAGACCTCATGGCGCTCTATCTCGGGCTCGAGCTCATGTCGCTCTCGCTCTACGTCATCGCCTCCTTCCGCCGCGACAGCGTGAAATCCACCGAATCCGGCCTCAAGTATTTCGTGCTCGGTTCGCTCTCCTCGGGCCTGCTGCTCTATGGCGCCTCGCTCACCTACGGGTTCGCCGGCACGACCTCCTTCGAGGGCATCCTGACCGTGGTGCGCGACGACGTGCCGCTGGGCGTGCTCTTCGGCCTCGTCTTCATCATGACGGGGCTCGCGTTCAAGGTCTCCGCCGTGCCCTTCCACATGTGGACCCCGGACGTCTACGAGGGCGCGCCGACCCCCACCACCGCCTTCTTCGCCACCGCGCCGAAACTCGCGGCCATGGGCCTCTTCGCCCGCGTGCTCCACGACGCCTTCGGTGGCATTCCGGGTGACTGGCAGCAGGTGCTCACGGTGATCGCGGTCGCGACGATGTTCTGGGGCGCCTTCGCCGGCATCGGGCAGACGAACATCAAGCGCCTGATGGCCTATTCCTCGATCACCCACATGGGCTTCGCGCTCATGGGGCTCGCTGCCGCGAATGCCGCGGGCGTGCAATCGGCGCTGATCTACATGGCGATCTACATCGCGATGAACATCGGCACCTTCGCCTTCATCCTCACGATGGAACGGGACGGGCAGCCGGTGACGGATCTCTCCGCGCTCAACCTCTACTGGCGCAGCTCGCCGGTGAAGGCGCTGGCGCTCCTCATCCTCATGTTCTCGCTCGCCGGCGTGCCGCCGATGCTCGGCTTCTTCGGCAAGCTCGCCGTGCTCCAGGCGGCCTGGGGCGCGGGGCTCGGCTGGCTCGCGGTCCTGGGCGTGATCGCCTCGGTGATCGGCGCCTTCTACTACCTGCGCATCGTCTACTACATGTATTTCGGGGCGGAGACCGAACCGCTCGACACCGGGTCCAATCCGGTCGCCTTCGCAATGCTCACGGTGAGCGCGCTCATCATGCTCGTGGGGATCGTGAACATGTTCGGCGTCGAAACCATGGCGGCGATCGCGGCCGATGCACTTGTCAACTGA
- a CDS encoding DEAD/DEAH box helicase, translated as MTKFTDLNLDPKVLKAVTDAGYETPTPIQAGAIPPALQGRDVLGIAQTGTGKTASFVLPMITLLGRGRARARMPRSLVLAPTRELAAQVAENFDQYTKYMKLTKALLIGGVSFKEQEQLIDRGVDVLIATPGRLLDHFERGKLLLTGVQIMVVDEADRMLDMGFIPDIERIFSLTPFTRQTLFFSATMAPEIERITNTFLSAPEKVEVARQATASERIEQHVVMFKGSRRDRAASEKRALLRALIDAEGDKLRNGIIFCNRKTDVDIVAKSLAKYGYDAAPIHGDLDQSKRNATLEDFREGRLKILVASDVAARGLDVPSVTHVFNFDVPSHAEDYVHRIGRTGRAGRDGKAIMICEPRDEKNFVDVERLIDKEIPRLENPLGTAPSDAPAAEEESAEKPKRSRTRKRKTDRPEAEAEAPAPRAEAKDEPKAAPKSSESRSRSGGRGRRDDDGKVVGLGDHLPSFIALSFAERMTG; from the coding sequence TTGACCAAGTTCACCGATCTCAATCTCGATCCCAAGGTTCTCAAGGCCGTCACCGACGCGGGCTATGAGACCCCCACCCCCATCCAGGCGGGGGCCATTCCGCCCGCCCTCCAGGGCCGCGACGTGCTGGGCATCGCCCAGACCGGCACCGGCAAGACCGCCTCCTTCGTCCTGCCGATGATCACGCTGCTGGGCCGGGGCCGCGCGCGGGCGCGGATGCCGCGCTCGCTCGTGCTCGCGCCGACGCGGGAACTCGCGGCGCAGGTGGCCGAGAATTTCGACCAATACACCAAATACATGAAGCTGACGAAGGCGCTGCTGATCGGCGGCGTGTCGTTCAAGGAGCAGGAACAGCTCATCGACCGGGGCGTGGACGTGCTGATCGCGACGCCCGGCCGGCTGCTCGACCATTTCGAGCGCGGCAAGCTCCTGCTCACCGGCGTGCAGATCATGGTGGTGGACGAGGCGGACCGGATGCTCGACATGGGCTTCATCCCCGATATCGAACGCATCTTCTCGCTCACGCCCTTCACCCGCCAGACCCTGTTCTTCTCGGCCACGATGGCGCCGGAGATCGAGCGGATCACCAACACCTTCCTCTCGGCCCCCGAGAAGGTGGAGGTGGCGCGCCAGGCGACCGCCTCCGAACGGATCGAACAGCATGTGGTGATGTTCAAGGGCTCGCGCCGCGACCGCGCCGCCTCCGAGAAGCGCGCGCTCCTGCGGGCGCTGATCGACGCGGAGGGCGACAAGCTCCGCAACGGGATCATCTTTTGCAACCGCAAGACGGATGTGGATATCGTCGCGAAATCGCTCGCGAAATACGGCTATGACGCGGCGCCCATCCATGGCGACCTCGACCAGAGCAAGCGCAATGCGACGCTCGAGGACTTCCGCGAGGGCCGGCTGAAGATCCTCGTGGCCTCCGATGTGGCGGCGCGCGGGCTCGACGTGCCCTCCGTGACCCATGTGTTCAACTTCGACGTGCCGAGCCATGCCGAGGATTACGTGCACCGGATCGGCCGCACCGGGCGCGCGGGCCGCGATGGCAAGGCGATCATGATCTGCGAGCCGCGCGACGAAAAGAATTTCGTCGATGTCGAAAGGCTGATCGACAAGGAAATCCCGCGCCTCGAGAACCCGCTCGGGACCGCGCCCTCGGACGCGCCCGCCGCCGAGGAGGAGAGCGCCGAGAAGCCCAAGCGCAGCCGGACGCGCAAGCGCAAGACCGACAGGCCGGAGGCGGAGGCCGAGGCCCCTGCCCCGCGCGCCGAGGCGAAGGACGAGCCGAAAGCCGCGCCGAAATCGTCGGAGAGCAGGTCGCGCAGCGGCGGGCGCGGACGCCGCGACGACGACGGCAAGGTCGTGGGCCTCGGCGATCACCTGCCGAGCTTCATCGCGCTGAGCTTTGCCGAGCGCATGACGGGCTGA
- a CDS encoding type III pantothenate kinase gives MLLCIDTGNTNTVFSIWNGSEIVATWRTSTEHQRTADQYYVWLSTLMNVRRIEAEITEVIVSSTVPRVVFNLRVLANRYFDCRPLVVGKPECLLPHVPRVDVGTTVGPDRLVNSAGAFDRYGGDLIVVDFGTATTFDVVAGDGAYVGGVISPGVNTSLEGLHHAAAALPHVDVTMPEKVIGTNTVACMQSGVFWGYVGLVRETCNRIKAEYGRPMRVIATGGLAPLFNQGHKLFDAFDEFLTIHGLVVIHQYNKEQGNL, from the coding sequence ATGCTGCTCTGTATCGACACCGGGAACACCAACACCGTCTTCTCCATCTGGAACGGGTCCGAGATCGTCGCCACCTGGCGCACCTCGACCGAACACCAGCGCACGGCGGACCAGTATTACGTCTGGCTCTCCACCCTCATGAACGTGCGCCGGATCGAGGCGGAGATCACCGAGGTCATCGTCTCCTCGACCGTGCCGCGCGTGGTGTTCAACCTGCGCGTCCTCGCCAACCGCTATTTCGACTGCCGCCCGCTCGTCGTCGGCAAGCCCGAATGCCTGCTGCCCCATGTGCCGCGGGTGGATGTCGGCACGACGGTCGGCCCCGACCGCCTCGTCAATTCCGCGGGCGCCTTCGACCGCTATGGCGGCGACCTCATCGTCGTCGATTTCGGCACCGCGACGACCTTCGACGTGGTGGCCGGGGACGGGGCCTATGTAGGGGGGGTGATCTCGCCGGGGGTCAACACCTCGCTCGAGGGGCTGCACCACGCCGCCGCCGCCCTGCCGCATGTCGACGTGACCATGCCCGAGAAGGTGATCGGGACGAATACGGTCGCCTGCATGCAATCCGGCGTCTTCTGGGGCTATGTCGGCCTCGTGCGCGAAACCTGCAACCGGATCAAGGCGGAATACGGCCGCCCGATGCGGGTGATCGCGACCGGGGGGCTTGCCCCTCTCTTCAATCAGGGTCACAAACTCTTTGATGCCTTCGACGAGTTTCTGACCATTCATGGCCTCGTGGTCATCCACCAGTATAACAAGGAACAGGGTAACCTATGA
- a CDS encoding OsmC family protein, with protein MIRKYGSAKWSGGLKDGRGTLSTQSGALEDQPYGFNTRFEEGRGSNPEELIGAAHAGCFSMALSNILGQDGIVPESVETRSTIHLSTEGGPKIVKAHLDVTIRAEGDRGTIEAAAKKAETGCPVSQLLNCEITMDLQIA; from the coding sequence ATGATCAGGAAATACGGATCCGCGAAATGGAGCGGCGGGCTGAAGGACGGCCGCGGCACGCTCTCGACACAGAGCGGTGCGCTGGAGGATCAGCCCTACGGATTCAACACCCGTTTCGAGGAGGGCCGGGGCAGCAATCCCGAGGAGCTGATCGGGGCCGCCCATGCCGGATGTTTCTCCATGGCGCTGTCCAACATCCTCGGCCAGGACGGCATCGTGCCGGAGAGCGTCGAGACGCGCTCCACCATCCACCTGTCGACGGAGGGCGGGCCGAAGATCGTGAAAGCCCATCTCGACGTGACGATCCGCGCGGAGGGCGACCGCGGGACGATCGAGGCCGCCGCGAAGAAGGCAGAGACGGGATGCCCGGTGTCCCAGCTCCTCAATTGCGAGATCACGATGGACCTCCAGATCGCCTGA
- a CDS encoding NADH-quinone oxidoreductase subunit M: MDNVLSFVTFLPTVAALVLALFLRGDDETAQLNAKRLALFATIITFLVSLFILFGFDPSDTGFQMVEEADWIMGLQYKMGVDGISVLFIMLTTALMPLVIWSAWDVTTRVKEYMIAFLLLETLMLGVFAALDLFLFYLFFEGGLIPMFLIIGIWGGVNRIYAAFKFFLYTFLGSVLMLVAMIAMYIDAGTTDIVQLLQHDFSSDTIQVLGFSVFGGFQTLAFLAFFASFAVKMPMWPVHTWLPDAHVQAPTAGSVVLAAILLKMGGYGFLRFSIPMFPVASEYLSTFVLWLSVIAIVYASLVALVQSDMKKLIAYSSVAHMGYVTAGIFVMNQQGVEGAIFQMLSHGFVSGALFLCVGVIYDRMHTREIDAFGGLVNRMPAYAAVFLFFTMANVGLPGTSGFIGEFLTLMGMFQANTWIALVAATGVILSAGYALWLYRRVVLGDLIKESLKSISDMSAREKWIFAPLVAMTILLGVYPSLVTDIIGPSVELLIDNYNAALPTEMAADVASH, encoded by the coding sequence CGTCCTCTCCTTCGTCACCTTCCTTCCGACGGTGGCCGCGCTCGTCCTCGCGCTCTTCCTGCGCGGCGACGACGAGACCGCCCAACTCAACGCCAAGCGCCTCGCCCTCTTCGCGACGATCATCACCTTCCTGGTGTCGCTCTTCATCCTCTTCGGCTTCGATCCCTCCGACACGGGCTTCCAGATGGTCGAGGAGGCCGACTGGATCATGGGCCTGCAATACAAGATGGGCGTGGACGGCATTTCCGTCCTGTTCATCATGCTCACCACCGCGCTCATGCCGCTGGTGATCTGGTCCGCCTGGGACGTGACGACGCGCGTCAAGGAATACATGATCGCCTTCCTGCTCCTGGAAACGCTCATGCTCGGCGTCTTCGCGGCGCTCGACCTGTTCCTCTTCTACCTCTTCTTCGAGGGCGGGCTCATTCCGATGTTCCTCATCATCGGGATCTGGGGCGGGGTGAACCGCATCTACGCGGCGTTCAAGTTCTTCCTCTACACCTTCCTCGGCTCGGTGCTGATGCTGGTGGCGATGATCGCGATGTATATCGACGCGGGCACCACCGACATCGTGCAACTGCTGCAACACGACTTCTCCTCCGACACGATCCAGGTGCTCGGCTTCTCGGTCTTCGGCGGGTTCCAGACGCTCGCCTTCCTCGCCTTCTTCGCCAGCTTCGCGGTGAAGATGCCGATGTGGCCGGTGCACACCTGGCTTCCCGACGCGCACGTCCAGGCGCCGACGGCGGGCTCGGTCGTGCTGGCGGCGATCCTGCTGAAGATGGGCGGCTACGGCTTCCTGCGCTTCTCCATTCCGATGTTCCCGGTCGCCTCCGAATACCTCTCGACCTTCGTGCTCTGGCTCTCGGTGATCGCCATCGTCTATGCCTCGCTCGTCGCGCTGGTCCAGAGCGACATGAAGAAGCTCATCGCCTATTCCTCCGTCGCCCACATGGGCTACGTGACGGCGGGGATCTTCGTGATGAACCAGCAGGGCGTCGAGGGTGCGATCTTCCAGATGCTCTCGCACGGCTTCGTCTCCGGCGCGCTCTTCCTCTGCGTCGGCGTGATCTACGACCGGATGCACACGCGCGAGATCGACGCCTTCGGCGGGCTCGTGAACCGGATGCCGGCCTATGCGGCGGTCTTCCTGTTCTTCACCATGGCGAATGTCGGCCTTCCGGGCACCTCCGGCTTCATCGGGGAATTCCTGACGCTCATGGGCATGTTCCAGGCGAACACCTGGATCGCCCTGGTCGCCGCGACCGGCGTGATCCTCTCGGCGGGCTATGCGCTCTGGCTCTACCGCCGCGTCGTCCTCGGCGATCTCATCAAGGAAAGCCTGAAGTCGATCTCCGACATGAGCGCGCGGGAGAAATGGATCTTCGCCCCGCTCGTCGCGATGACGATCCTGCTCGGGGTCTACCCGTCGCTGGTGACCGACATCATCGGCCCGTCCGTCGAGCTGCTCATCGACAATTACAACGCCGCGCTGCCGACCGAGATGGCCGCAGACGTCGCAAGCCACTGA
- a CDS encoding biotin--[acetyl-CoA-carboxylase] ligase: MHLSTDALRWPDGVGRRVLPTVDSTMSEAARVAASSALPQWILALSQSAAHGRRGRPWSMPAGNFAATLLMFPKEAPAGVALRSFVASLALYDAFVTVTGRSAPFALKWPNDVLLNGGKVAGILLERGPAHLAIGIGINLAVAPGAADVEPGAVPPVSLVHETGARVAPEDFLDILAPAFAHWEAQFTAYGFAPIREAWLARAARLGEPIRARTLREEHHGTFEGIDSAGNLVLAAPSGRLTIPAAEVYF, from the coding sequence ATGCACTTGTCAACTGACGCGCTGCGCTGGCCCGACGGCGTCGGGCGGCGCGTCCTGCCCACGGTGGACAGCACGATGTCGGAGGCCGCGCGCGTCGCGGCCTCTTCCGCATTGCCGCAATGGATCCTCGCCCTGTCGCAAAGCGCCGCGCATGGCCGGCGCGGCCGCCCCTGGTCGATGCCCGCCGGCAATTTCGCCGCCACCCTCCTCATGTTCCCCAAAGAGGCGCCCGCGGGCGTCGCCCTGCGCAGCTTCGTCGCCTCCCTCGCGCTCTACGACGCCTTCGTGACCGTGACCGGGCGCAGCGCGCCCTTCGCGCTGAAATGGCCCAACGACGTGCTGCTGAACGGCGGCAAGGTGGCGGGGATCCTGCTCGAACGGGGGCCGGCGCATCTCGCCATCGGCATCGGCATCAACCTCGCCGTCGCGCCCGGTGCCGCGGATGTCGAGCCGGGGGCGGTGCCGCCCGTGTCGCTCGTCCACGAGACCGGCGCGCGGGTCGCGCCCGAGGACTTCCTCGACATCCTCGCCCCCGCCTTCGCCCATTGGGAGGCGCAGTTCACCGCCTACGGCTTTGCTCCGATCCGGGAGGCCTGGCTCGCGCGGGCGGCGCGGCTCGGCGAACCGATCCGCGCGCGCACCCTGCGCGAGGAGCATCACGGCACGTTCGAGGGGATCGACAGCGCCGGAAATCTCGTCCTTGCCGCGCCGTCGGGCAGGCTTACCATTCCCGCCGCGGAGGTCTATTTCTGA